The stretch of DNA GAAGCTGGCGGAGGTGAACGAGGCTTCCACCATCATCCAGAGCGCCGCCCACGAGGACGCCAACATCATCTTCGGCGCCGTGCAGGACGAGAAGATGAAGGACGAGGTCAAGATCACGGTCATCGCCACAGGCTTCAAGACCGACCATCCGCCGCGGCGGGAGCGCGTGGTCTCCTCGGCGGCGGCGGCCATCTCTACCGCTCGCACCTCCTCGGGCTATACGCCCTCGCCCGGCATGGCGGGGCGGCCTTCGCTCCATCCTGTGGCCCGGCCCCAGGTCCCCCCGGTGCAGCGCGAGACCCCGTCGCTCGAGGCGGTGAAGGACTCCCTGCGTGACGTGTCGCAGGACGACCTCGACGTCCCCGCCTTCATCCGCAAGCGGGGGGACGCCAAGTAACGCAACCTACGGTAAGGCTGTCATCCCGAGCGCAGGGAGGAATCTGCTTTCCCGATGAGGCCCGGGTCATCGGCTCACCGGGGCAGGGCCTTTAGTTACTTGATCCGGGGGCAGTTTACGGTTGCTAACCCGGTAGTAACCCCTTAGTATCCCAGCAGCTTCTGGGGATTTCCTGCGAACAGCGGTGTCCCATCGAATGAGTGAAAGTGTGGCCATCCCAGGCCGACTCCGGGTGTGGGGGTTGATGAGAAAGCGCGCAGTAATCCTGCAAGGCCTTCTGATGTTGCTGGCGGGGATGATTCTCACCGCGGGGGCGTGGGCCGCCTCGCGGACGCCGGCTAAGAGTTCGAAATCACAGATCAGTGAGAGCCCGTCGGCGCAGAAGCGCATGCGCGGGCTGCGCCACAGCCGCCGGGTGGTGAGCCACCGGCGCCGCCGGCCTGGTCGTAGGCACTATGAGCGCTTCTACACCAGCTCCTTTTCCGACGATGTGACCTCCGGCGACGCCACCGCGGGCGAAAACCCCGTGGTGCGGGCGGCGGCCGTCGAGGCCCTGGGCAACATGAACGGCACCGTGGTGGCCATCGATCCATTGAACGGCCGCGTGCTGGCCATGGTCAACCAGAGGCTGGCGCTGTCGGAGGGCGCGCAACCCTGCTCCACCTTCAAGCTGGCGGTGGCGCTGGCCGCGCTCAACGAGAAGATCGTGGATTCGGATACGGAGCTGACCCTGGGCCGCGGGCGCCGGCGCTGGAGCATGAACATGACCCGCGCCATCGCCATCTCCAACAACACCTATTTTGAGGAGCTGGGACGCAAGCTGGGCTTCGAGCGGGTGAGTTCCTACGCCCGGCAGTTCGGACTGGGCGAGCTGGCCGGCTATAACATCCAGGGCGAACACCTGGGCGCCTTTCCGGAAGAGCCCCTGCCGGCGAAGCTGGGTGGCGTGGCCAAGATGTGCTCCTACGGCGAGAGCATCTCCATGACGCCGCTGCAACTGGGGGCGCTGGTCTCCGCCATCGCCAACGGCGGAACGCTCTTCTACCTGCAGCATCCGCAGACGCTGGAAGCAGCGGCCGCCTTCCGCCCCAAGGTCAAGCGGCAGCTCGACATCGCGCCGCTCATCCCCGAACTCCATGGAGGCATGCTGGGAGCGACGCAATTCGGCAGCGCTCGCAGCGTGCGCTACAACTTCAGCGAGGAAGAAGTGCTGGGCAAGACCGGGACCTGCTCCAACAACGGTACCCGCTTCGGCTGGTTCGCCTCCTACGCCAACACCGACGCCGGACGCATCGTGCTGGTGGTGTTCCTGCGCGGTGGGCGGCCTACCTTCGGCCCCAAGGCCGCGGAGATCGCCGGCCGCATCTACCGCAACCTCTACGACCACAGCTTCTTCGCCGCTGCCCAGCCGGTGAAGCCCATGGCCACGCAGTAGAAGCAATCCGCGTTCGCCGTCCGTATTTCAGAAAAGAGGCCTCCAGAAGGAGGCCTTTTGTGCTGTCGAGGAAAAGGTCAAGAAAGCGCGGCTGCCGGAGCTAGCGCTTCTTCTCGTCCGAACCCACCAACCCGTCCTTGATGTGGACCACGCGGTGGGCGTGCTCGGCGATGTCGTGCTCGTGGGTGACCAGGATGATGGTGTTGCCCTGCTGGTGTAGGCGGTCGAAGAGCTGCATGATCTCTTCGCCGGTCTGCGAGTCCAGGTTGCCGGTGGGCTCGTCGGCCAGGATGATGGAGGGATGGTTCACCAGGGCACGGGCCACGGCTACGCGCTGCCGCTGGCCGCCGGAAAGCTCGTTGGGCTTGTGCATCATGCGGTCCTGCAGATCCACCAGCCCCAGCGCTTCCTTGGCGCGCTCCAGGCGCGCGGCCGAGGGCGTGCCGTTGTAGATGAGGGGCAGCTCCACGTTGTGCAGTGCGGTGGCCCGGGCCAGCAGGTTGAAGGTCTGGAAGACGAAGCCGATCTCCTTGTTGCGGATGCGCGCCAGTTCGTCGTCATCCAGCTCGCTCACCAGGTTGCCGTTCAGCCAGTAGTGGCCCTTGCTGGGCGTGTCCAGGCAGCCGATCAGGTTCATGAGCGTGGACTTGCCCGAGCCCGAGGGCCCCATGATGGCCACGTACTCGTTGCGCTCGATGCGCAGGTTCACGCCCCGCAGCGCGTGCACCTCCTCCGCGCCCATTTCGTAGGTCTTCCACAGGTCTTCCGTACAGATCATGCAGGAGGACGGGGGCGCGGTCGGGGTACGTTGGCTGAGGTCGGCGACTGGTGTGGACATCGTTTTCTCCTGGCTCATTTCCTGTCCGAATCCGGGGCCGGCTTGACGCTCCCGCATTAGACGCTCGGGAGGCGGTAAGGTTATGAGGCCGAT from Terriglobales bacterium encodes:
- a CDS encoding penicillin-binding transpeptidase domain-containing protein, with amino-acid sequence MRKRAVILQGLLMLLAGMILTAGAWAASRTPAKSSKSQISESPSAQKRMRGLRHSRRVVSHRRRRPGRRHYERFYTSSFSDDVTSGDATAGENPVVRAAAVEALGNMNGTVVAIDPLNGRVLAMVNQRLALSEGAQPCSTFKLAVALAALNEKIVDSDTELTLGRGRRRWSMNMTRAIAISNNTYFEELGRKLGFERVSSYARQFGLGELAGYNIQGEHLGAFPEEPLPAKLGGVAKMCSYGESISMTPLQLGALVSAIANGGTLFYLQHPQTLEAAAAFRPKVKRQLDIAPLIPELHGGMLGATQFGSARSVRYNFSEEEVLGKTGTCSNNGTRFGWFASYANTDAGRIVLVVFLRGGRPTFGPKAAEIAGRIYRNLYDHSFFAAAQPVKPMATQ
- a CDS encoding ABC transporter ATP-binding protein, with amino-acid sequence MSTPVADLSQRTPTAPPSSCMICTEDLWKTYEMGAEEVHALRGVNLRIERNEYVAIMGPSGSGKSTLMNLIGCLDTPSKGHYWLNGNLVSELDDDELARIRNKEIGFVFQTFNLLARATALHNVELPLIYNGTPSAARLERAKEALGLVDLQDRMMHKPNELSGGQRQRVAVARALVNHPSIILADEPTGNLDSQTGEEIMQLFDRLHQQGNTIILVTHEHDIAEHAHRVVHIKDGLVGSDEKKR